Sequence from the Paenibacillus riograndensis SBR5 genome:
CGGCTGGCCGTCGGCGGCCGAATCAAAGGTAAAAATACCTTTGAATTGGCGCGCCTGGCCGTCGGGGGACGAATCAAAGGTAAAAATACCTTTGAATTGGCGCGCCTGGCCTACCGGTTGGCAACTGAAATCAAGGATGCCAATCCGTCCATTCACCGGACAGATTTTTTGGATCAGTTATTAGTTTAGTTGGAAAAAGTAAACTTATTTCTCCCCCAAAATCAACAATTGTGAGATTTAAGTGGAAAAAGGGAACCTAATTGGTCTAAATTACCTTGTTTGGAGCAAAGTGAGCCGAATTAGTTGACCTTTTTCCACTTAGCTAGCAGAACAGAAGGTGTTCGAGGCAGATTAGTTGACCTTTTTCCACTTAGCTAGCGAAACAGAAGGTGTTCGAGGCAGATTAGTTGACCTTTTCCACTTAGCCAGCGAATCACAAGGTGTTCGAGCTGATTAGTTACCTTTTTTCCACCTAGCTACCGAATCACAAGGAGCTTGAGCTACAACTGTTAACCTACTTCCACTTGAAATTGCGGCGCGATTCATGGGAGGCTCCAGGCAGCGCAAAATTGAAATCGGAAACGGCTACGTTGTCCAGCGAAGGACGACGTAGCCGTTTTGTTCTTGTTTAGGAAATTATGCAATGCAAAAAAATGTGGATAACTCCGATGAAAAAGGTAGGAGGGATGAACGTGAAGAACCAGGAGACGTGGAAGAAACGAGGAATCATCCGGCAGATTCTAAAAGATCACTTTCATGGATTCATGGAAATGCACGGACATCACTTGCCCAAAGGACTTCATAGCAGCATCACGGAAACCGTGAATAAAGCGATACGCTGTGGCACACGGGATATGGGCTATGCCAGATATGAGTGCAAGGGATGCACGAAGGGAGCACCGGAGCCCGTGTTTATTTGCTTTACCTGTAAAAGCCGCTTTTGTCATGGATGTGGGAAGAAATATACGGATGAATGGGCGGAAAAGCAGCAAGAGCGAATCCTAAATGTACCTCATCGTCACATGGTATTTACGGTGCCGCAAGAATTGCGCAAGGTATTTTTTCAAGACCGACACAAGTTAAATGAACTGAGTAAGCAAGTGGCCAAGGTCATTCAATATTATTACCGGCGGAAAAACAAGAGCAAGAAATATGAAGTCGGTGTCATTACAGTGATTCATACGTTTGGAAGAGATTTAAAATTCAACCCACATATCCATACATTAATCACAGAAGGTGCGCTAGAGCAGAACAAGGAGTGGAAGAAGGTAGAGTATATCTCCTATGAGTACTTGCGGAAAGCGTGGCAGAAGCTACTTCTGGATTTAATGATGAAATGGTATCCGAAGGAAGAATGGATAAAGGGACTGGTGAATGAGCTATACCAGCGTTATCCGCAGGGGTTCTACGTAAATGCGGAGCAGCGGATGAAAGATGCCCGGGGAGCCTCGAAATATATAGGGCGTTACTTAGCGCGCCCGGCGATTGCAGAGTACCGTGTAGTCAGCTATGACTACCACAAGGTACACTACTGGTACAAGGATCACCGAACAGGGAAACGGGTGGACGTCGTGTCGCCAGTAATGAAATTTATCTATGATTTGGTCCAGCACATCCCCCCGAAGCATTTCCGGATGGTGGGCCGCTATGGTCTATATAGCAGAGGAAAAAACAAAGAGTCGCAGAAGGTGATTAATCTGTGGCGGTTCATGGTACATAAACAAATCGAAATGACGTTTCCTGCGGAAGAACGAAAGAAAAAAAGTTACCGCCAGCGGATGTTGGAAAGCTACGGGCGAGACCCGATGCGCTGTCCATGCTGCAAGCACCGGATGTTGCTTGTGGTGATTTGGCATGCAGAATATGGGCGAATTTATTATTATGACGAGGAGCGAGAATACGCAAACCAAAAGAAATGGGGGATGAGAAAAGGTGGGAAAAGTACGAGGACAAAAGAACGAACAGGATAACCCGAGCGAATGGGATTTGTGGGAGCCATGGGAGGAAGAACCTGAGGTATGGATTGATTATGTCTGCGTAGAATGTGGGATGGTAGATCCTGTCCCTGAATTTATAGTGGCAGAGTGTTCGTATGAACTTGAAGCCGGAGCATCCCCGGAGTTCTTCTGTCCGGTTTGTAATGGAACCTTGGTGAGAAAAGAAGAGCCAGCGGACAAATGACCGTTGGCTAGAAGGTTATTCACCCGCCAGGGTGATTTTGTTCTTACTTAGGAAATTATGATGTCCTTTTCTTCTGTGCTTAGCCTGCTGCATCGGATTCCAAAACATCCCATGCAGGGAGAAGGTGATCCTGCCGATAATAAGCATAATACTTATGCTGTCTGCTTTTTTCCCGCTGTGATTGATAGTGGTGTTCAGATAATGTTCAGTGTATTATTGTACAGTACAGCTTCAGAGTGCGAAACTATTCACACGCAAAAGGGAGTGCTAGTGAACGATGGAAGCCCGAAATTATATGCTGGCCTTATCGTCGGTGCTCATAGCAGCATTGACCATCTATAGTATTTACTATTTGTCCCCAAAATTCGGCGGCAAACATCAAAAAGCCCGCGCAATACGCGCGGTCTTCATGATTCTTATTGCAGGCGCCGGATTAAGCGTCATGCATCTGCTGGGGATGCAGACCCTCTCGGAATATGCCCCTGATAGTGAAAGCCTGTTCCTTCCGCTCACCCTTTATGTTCTGACGCTGGCGGGGATGCTGTTCCTGTTCTCCCGGCTGCGCCAGCTCCTGGCGGAACGGGAACAGTTGAAGGAATTGGCCTACCGGGATTCCTTGACTGGTCTTTTGAACAAGAACGGCATGGATCACTTCTGGGACCATTGCAAGCCTAACGAGCAGCTCGCCGTGCTGTTTCTGGATCTGAACCGCTTCAAAGCGATCAACGATACGCTTGGACATCATGTGGGCGATTTGCTGCTTAAAGCAGTCGGCACCACGCTGAGCCAATTCTCCAGCAAAGGCAAGCGGCATATCTTCCGCATTGGCGGGGATGAATTTGTGATCATCGCCAAGCGCTGCAGCCGCAAGGATGCGGAACAGCTGGCGCTGCGGATTCTGGAGAAGACGACCCGCAATTATAAGCTGGAGAAACATGAATTGTTTGTTTCAGCCAGCATCGGCATTACTATGAGCCATGGCAGAATCGACCGCCAGAAGCTGCTCAAAGAGGCCGATTCTGCCATGTACAACGCCAAACAGTTGGGCAGCGGCCGCTATTCCCTGCACAAGCAGGGCCAAAGTGCAAGTCCAAGCAACCCCGCCGGCGGCTCCGCCAGCCTGCTCCACAGCAGCGCTTCCAGCACGAATAGACTTGGCGATAAGCAGAACTCCATGCGGGCGTGAGCAGGGAGTTCTGTTTTTTCGCGGTTACGCTTTATTGGAATGGACGGTGTTCACTGCTCTGGCACGTCCTTTCATCAGCAGCAGGCACACAAGGGCAAACGCCATGCTGGCGGTTGCCGCATAGAACAGGGTAGAGTAATCCGTAAGGTCAATCAGCAGCCCCAGCAGGGGAGGCGATGTAATAGCAGCAAGCGAGGAGACCAAATAATATATTCCGGTCCGTGTGCCAATACTTTCTTCATTTCCTGTAGCCACTACAAAAGGATAAGAATTGATATTGATGCAAGCCCAGAATATTCCGCCCAGCAGCAGCAGACCACGCAGCAGCAGCACATTTTCTGCAAAACCTACGAGTGCAAATACCGCCATCAGTCCGCATACCCCAAGAATAATAACTGGCTTCTTCCCGAACCGCCCGCCCAGCCAGCCGCTTGGAATCGCAAAAATCACAAAAGCCAGCGAAAAGAAGGTGAGCGAAAAGGAAGCCGCTTGCTCACTAAGACCGAGATGATGTTTGCCGTACAAGGTGAACAACGTCTCAACACCCTGATAAGCCACGAACCAGAAAAAGATAGCCGCCAGCAGCCAGACCGTTGTCCGGTCCAGCTGTTTTTTCAGGGAGACGCGTGCAGGTCTGCTCAAGGGAAGAACAAGCTCCCCCGGCTGAAGAGCCCTGTCAGCAGCAGGACCTGCCGGGGCATTAGCTGCCGCCGTATTGACGCCATCCCGGCCCTCCTTGATGAACCGCGATACAATGAACAGGCACAGCAGTGTGATCAGGCCAGCCGCCACGAATGGCAGCACGGGGCTCGAATCGTAAAGATAGGACCCTGCGCCAAAAGCGAGAATGGAACCTGCTCCGCCCATAAAGTTAATCAGCCCGTTGGCCTTGGTGCGCTGATGCTCCGGCGTGATGTCCGGCATCAGCGCCACCGTTGGCGACCGGTACAGGCTCATGGCCAGATTCATCAGCATCATGAACAGCAGGAGAGTGAATAGTCCGCTGTGGAACGGAATCAACATAGTCAGCACAGCAGCCAGTGGCATGCCGATCATCAAATAGGGCATTCTGCGCCCGAAGCGGGTCGCCGTACGGTCGCTGCGGTTGCCGATCCACGGCTGCAGAAACAGTGCGAAATAATTATCGATGGTCATCATGAAGCTGATCAGGGCGACGCTATGCACATATTTTTCCAGAAAAAAAGGAACAAACGCATTGTACAAGCTCCATGTAATGCTGATGCTGAAAAAGCCGAAGCCAAGCAGCCAGACTTTTTTCACTCCATCACACTCCTCTGGATGCCAGCAGTCCGGCGAGTACATCCGGAACATCGGTAATAATCCCCGCTACACCGGCCTCAATTAAATATTTCATCCGTTCCGGATCATTTACGGTCCATGGATGATAGACAACCCCATGTTCCGCAGCCCCGGCTACAAACTCCGGCAGCACGGCCAAATGATAGGCATGCAGCGCATCGGCCTGCAGAGAAGCGGCATAATCCCATGGGCGGTACAAGCCTTCTCCATATAAAATCCCGGTGCGGATCTCCGGTGCCAGCGACTTGCAGTAAGCGAGAGAATAATGGTTGAAGCTAGACAGCACAATGCGCTCACTCATGCCATACTCCCGCACAGCGGCGATCACTTTTTCCTCCATGCCGGGGTAGAGATAGGTGCCGTTTTTCAGCTCGATATTCAGGATGGTGTCACGACCTTGCAGCAGATCGAGCAGTTCTTCCAGGACAGGAATCCGTTCTCCGGCAAATTCAGCGCCAAACCACGATCCGGCATCCGCCTTCAGTACCTCGCTCAGTGTCATATCCTTTACCAATCCGCTGCGATTCGTTGTGCGGTTCAGGCTCTCGTCGTGAATGAGGATCAGCCTTCCGTCAAGGGTCATCTGCACATCGGTTTCAATGCCGGTTGCCCCGAGCTCAAGACCTTTGCGGAATGCCGCCATCGTATTCTCCGGACAGACCGCAGATGCGCCGCGGTGCGCAAAATTAATTGTGTTGTTCATCTCATTCAGTTCCTCCGTCTCATTAGTGTAAGTGTACATTTGCCGCAGCAGGTGCGGGTCTTCCTATTTCATATTCAACACTCCAGCAGGAAACCCTGTCCGCCGGAAGCGAAAGGGCGCTGATTTGGCAATTTTAACATTGAGCTGACGTTAATGAAACATTAAGCGGGCTATTTTGGTCTGCTTTCGTGGGCTATTCGGTCTGCTTTAAATCTCATTGACGATTCAAATTTGGCCATGCTATCATATCACTAATTCTTTTAAATCCGATAAGTAAACTATGCTTTTGCTTTCGGAAACTTTTTTTAAGATGAAAAGGGGTTTGGCGCATGAAAATCAGAACATTGGCAGCTGCAGCACTGGTAGGAATGTCGGTAGTGCTTGGCGCGTGCGGGAACAAAGAGGCTGCCGGTGCAGACAAAAAGGACATCGTCGTCGGCTTTGGTGTAGGCACTTATGAGGAGCAGTTCCGCCTCGGCATTGTACCGATTCTGGAGAAAGAGGGCTATAAGGTGATGATCAAAACCTTTTCCCAGAATATGCAGGTCAACCCGGCGATGAAGGAAGGCTCTATCGATGCCAGCATTTTTCAGAGTACCGCGTATATGGAGGGCATTAATAAGGAAATTGGTGCGGATATGGCAGTGCTGAATTTCGTGCCGAGTGCGCCGCAAGGGCTGTATTCCGAGAAGCACAAGTCGCTCGACGAGGTGAAGGACGGCTCGGTTATCGCAATACCGAATGACCCGGTGAACCAGGAGCGGGCGGTGCGGATTCTGGAGGAGCTGGGCTGGGTGAAAGTCAAACCCGGTGCCGGAACAACCGATTTCAACCTTAGCAGTGTAGAGCCGGACAAATATCAGCTGAAGCTGGAAGCGCTGGATTCTGCCCAGATTCTCGTTTCGCTGGCCGATGTGGATTATGGAGTGGTTAACGGCAACTATATTGCCAATGCCAAACGTCAAATTACCGAAGCGCTGAAGATTGAGAACACACCGGAGCAGCACCGGGTCACCGTAACTGTCAACAAAGACGATCTGGATACCCAATGGGCGAAGGATCTGAAAGCAGCCTATGAATCCAAGGAATTCGAGGAGTACATCCACGCGCAGGACAAATATGACGGTTTTATACTTCCGGATGCGTGGGCCAATAACTGATAAATGAGCGGAGGAGATCACAGGATGGCGGCAAAAAGAATTCATTTTATCGGGGGCGGCCAAATGGCCGAGGCGATCATTCGGGCGGTTATCGGCAAAGGCGCCTATAAGGCGGAACAGATCAGTGTAGCGGATGTGAATGAAGAACGTAACCTCTATCTGAAAAATACCTACGGTATTCACGCAGCTGTATCCCAGGCAGCGGAGCTGGGGGAGGCGGAGCTGATCATCATTGCGGTGCGGCCGCAGGATGATCTGGCAGCGGTCGGCAGGCTGATTGCCGAACATGCGGCAGGCCAGGCCGCCGTGCTGTCGATCGTGGCCGGAGTGAGCATTGCCAGGCTGGGCGGGTATGCGGGTGCGGAACGCCCGATTATCCGGGTGATTCCGAATACGCTGACCGATACCGGCCTTGGCTACAGCGGTGCGGCTTTGAACGGTTTTGCCGACAAAGCCCAGGTGGATGACTTCCTGAACGCTTTTGGCAAGGTGCTGTATCTGGAAGAAGCGCAGATTGATATCTTTACCGGCTACGGGGTGGCCGGGCCGAATTATGTCTATTATTTCATCGAGTCCCTGGCCGATGCCGGAGTGCTTGCCGGTCTGCCCCGGGAGCAGGCCTGGCAGGTCGCGCTGGAGAATGTGGAAGGGGCCGTTGCCATGCTGCGCCACAGCGGCAAGCATCCGCGCCAGCTTCTGGACATCAACAATTCTCCGGGCGGCGTCGGTATCCATGCCCTGTATGAGCTGAACAACAGCGATTTCGCAGCCGGGCTGCAGCGCAGTGTCAAGGCTGCCGTGAAGCGCACGACAGAGCTGGGGCAGGTACATCCATGAGCAGCCTCCAATGGGATCATACCGTTCATTATATCAATGATCTGGAGCAGGCGGTGCAGACCTTTACGGACAATGGCCTTGCCGCATTCCCGGGCGGGTCGCACAAGCTGTGGGGCACCCATAATGCGCTGAGCTACTTCGGGCTGAA
This genomic interval carries:
- a CDS encoding IS91 family transposase, with amino-acid sequence MNVKNQETWKKRGIIRQILKDHFHGFMEMHGHHLPKGLHSSITETVNKAIRCGTRDMGYARYECKGCTKGAPEPVFICFTCKSRFCHGCGKKYTDEWAEKQQERILNVPHRHMVFTVPQELRKVFFQDRHKLNELSKQVAKVIQYYYRRKNKSKKYEVGVITVIHTFGRDLKFNPHIHTLITEGALEQNKEWKKVEYISYEYLRKAWQKLLLDLMMKWYPKEEWIKGLVNELYQRYPQGFYVNAEQRMKDARGASKYIGRYLARPAIAEYRVVSYDYHKVHYWYKDHRTGKRVDVVSPVMKFIYDLVQHIPPKHFRMVGRYGLYSRGKNKESQKVINLWRFMVHKQIEMTFPAEERKKKSYRQRMLESYGRDPMRCPCCKHRMLLVVIWHAEYGRIYYYDEEREYANQKKWGMRKGGKSTRTKERTG
- a CDS encoding MetQ/NlpA family ABC transporter substrate-binding protein produces the protein MKIRTLAAAALVGMSVVLGACGNKEAAGADKKDIVVGFGVGTYEEQFRLGIVPILEKEGYKVMIKTFSQNMQVNPAMKEGSIDASIFQSTAYMEGINKEIGADMAVLNFVPSAPQGLYSEKHKSLDEVKDGSVIAIPNDPVNQERAVRILEELGWVKVKPGAGTTDFNLSSVEPDKYQLKLEALDSAQILVSLADVDYGVVNGNYIANAKRQITEALKIENTPEQHRVTVTVNKDDLDTQWAKDLKAAYESKEFEEYIHAQDKYDGFILPDAWANN
- a CDS encoding GGDEF domain-containing protein, translated to MEARNYMLALSSVLIAALTIYSIYYLSPKFGGKHQKARAIRAVFMILIAGAGLSVMHLLGMQTLSEYAPDSESLFLPLTLYVLTLAGMLFLFSRLRQLLAEREQLKELAYRDSLTGLLNKNGMDHFWDHCKPNEQLAVLFLDLNRFKAINDTLGHHVGDLLLKAVGTTLSQFSSKGKRHIFRIGGDEFVIIAKRCSRKDAEQLALRILEKTTRNYKLEKHELFVSASIGITMSHGRIDRQKLLKEADSAMYNAKQLGSGRYSLHKQGQSASPSNPAGGSASLLHSSASSTNRLGDKQNSMRA
- the proC gene encoding pyrroline-5-carboxylate reductase, yielding MAAKRIHFIGGGQMAEAIIRAVIGKGAYKAEQISVADVNEERNLYLKNTYGIHAAVSQAAELGEAELIIIAVRPQDDLAAVGRLIAEHAAGQAAVLSIVAGVSIARLGGYAGAERPIIRVIPNTLTDTGLGYSGAALNGFADKAQVDDFLNAFGKVLYLEEAQIDIFTGYGVAGPNYVYYFIESLADAGVLAGLPREQAWQVALENVEGAVAMLRHSGKHPRQLLDINNSPGGVGIHALYELNNSDFAAGLQRSVKAAVKRTTELGQVHP
- a CDS encoding SLC45 family MFS transporter; this translates as MKKVWLLGFGFFSISITWSLYNAFVPFFLEKYVHSVALISFMMTIDNYFALFLQPWIGNRSDRTATRFGRRMPYLMIGMPLAAVLTMLIPFHSGLFTLLLFMMLMNLAMSLYRSPTVALMPDITPEHQRTKANGLINFMGGAGSILAFGAGSYLYDSSPVLPFVAAGLITLLCLFIVSRFIKEGRDGVNTAAANAPAGPAADRALQPGELVLPLSRPARVSLKKQLDRTTVWLLAAIFFWFVAYQGVETLFTLYGKHHLGLSEQAASFSLTFFSLAFVIFAIPSGWLGGRFGKKPVIILGVCGLMAVFALVGFAENVLLLRGLLLLGGIFWACININSYPFVVATGNEESIGTRTGIYYLVSSLAAITSPPLLGLLIDLTDYSTLFYAATASMAFALVCLLLMKGRARAVNTVHSNKA
- a CDS encoding glycerophosphodiester phosphodiesterase, which encodes MNNTINFAHRGASAVCPENTMAAFRKGLELGATGIETDVQMTLDGRLILIHDESLNRTTNRSGLVKDMTLSEVLKADAGSWFGAEFAGERIPVLEELLDLLQGRDTILNIELKNGTYLYPGMEEKVIAAVREYGMSERIVLSSFNHYSLAYCKSLAPEIRTGILYGEGLYRPWDYAASLQADALHAYHLAVLPEFVAGAAEHGVVYHPWTVNDPERMKYLIEAGVAGIITDVPDVLAGLLASRGV